Proteins encoded together in one Lathyrus oleraceus cultivar Zhongwan6 chromosome 5, CAAS_Psat_ZW6_1.0, whole genome shotgun sequence window:
- the LOC127085164 gene encoding calmodulin-1, with protein MADQLTDDQIAEFKEAFSLFDKDGDGCITTKELGTVMRSLGQNPTEAELQDMINEVDADGNGTIDFPEFLNLMARKMKDTDSEEELKEAFRVFDKDQNGFISAAELRHVMTNLGEKLTDEEVDEMIREADVDGDGQINYEEFVKVMMAK; from the exons ATGGCCGACCAGCTCACCGATGATCAGATCGCCGAGTTCAAGGAGGCTTTCAGCCTATTCGATAAGGACGGCGATG GTTGTATTACCACCAAGGAACTCGGGACTGTAATGCGGTCTCTTGGGCAAAATCCAACTGAGGCAGAGCTACAAGACATGATTAATGAAGTTGATGCTGATGGCAATGGTACCATTGACTTTCCAGAATTCCTCAACCTCATGGCCCGCAAGATGAAAGACACTGATTCAGAGGAGGAACTCAAGGAAGCCTTCCGTGTGTTTGATAAGGATCAAAATGGTTTTATTTCTGCAGCTGAGCTCCGCCATGTTATGACAAATCTTGGCGAGAAGCTCACAGACGAGGAAGTTGATGAGATGATTCGTGAGGCTGATGTTGATGGTGACGGGCAGATCAACTATGAGGAGTTTGTGAAAGTTATGATGGCCAAGTGA